A single region of the Brachypodium distachyon strain Bd21 chromosome 3, Brachypodium_distachyon_v3.0, whole genome shotgun sequence genome encodes:
- the LOC100839105 gene encoding uncharacterized protein LOC100839105, with translation MASREARPPPSQKKQSPPQGSTTISALSDDLLREVFLRLPSLPSLVRAALSCRAFLRAVRSSPAFRRRFGELHPPPLLGIFLDIYGPAIPVFAPLRGHFDPDLAAAIRGADFFLTCLPDGEDAASEWAIRECRDGYVVLISFNSNQMAVYNPLTRALDLLPQPPGEICEDMYVEFHIVTSDEDPRLFRVLCVCHEEWGAQVAVLSSDNRQWEIFPWVDTKTGNDEYSTHDGTLLNGSIYWTQLNRVNGRVLNTATMQFSRIELPLHMEGQGKCMAGETKDGKLCIMCAIQLTLVLWIWRAGDDGVERWMLDKTFLLSQAITETARRSAVASAPHYALKIVSIVDGFVYMSTYLDHSVPGWFLSFCLETAELKKLCPILHDDASYPYVMSWPASLLLNKPSLSS, from the coding sequence ATGGCCTCTCGAGaagcgcggccgccgccttcgcaGAAGAAACAATCCCCACCACAGGGTTCCACCACAATAAGCGCCCTCAGCGACGACCTCCTGCGCGAGGTattcctccgcctcccctctCTCCCGAGTCTCGTCCGAGCCGCCCTAAGCTGCCGCGCTTTCCTCCGCGCCGTCCGCTCGTCCCCCGCCTTCCGCCGTCGCTTCGGCGAGCTCCACCCTCCCCCTCTGCTCGGTATCTTCCTCGACATATACGGCCCCGCCATCCCGGTGTTCGCCCCCCTCCGCGGCCACTTCGATCcagacctcgccgccgccatccgtGGGGCGGATTTCTTCCTCACCTGCCTCCCCGACGGAGAGGACGCCGCCTCCGAGTGGGCAATCAGAGAGTGCCGCGATGGATATGTCGTCCTTATTAGCTTTAATTCCAACCAGATGGCCGTCTACAACCCCCTCACACGGGCCCTGGATCTCTTGCCCCAGCCGCCCGGTGAGATCTGCGAAGACATGTACGTCGAGTTCCATATCGTCACATCCGACGAGGACCCCAGGTTGTTCCGCGTTCTCTGCGTCTGTCACGAAGAGTGGGGGGCGCAAGTCGCTGTCCTCTCATCGGACAATAGGCAGTGGGAGATTTTCCCATGGGTTGATACAAAAACTGGGAATGATGAGTACTCGACTCACGACGGAACGCTGCTGAATGGGTCCATCTACTGGACACAACTGAACCGCGTCAATGGGCGTGTGTTGAACACCGCGACAATGCAATTCTCTCGAATTGAGTTGCCGCTGCACATGGAAGGGCAAGGAAAATGTATGGCTGGTGAGACCAAGGATGGGAAGCTCTGTATCATGTGTGCTATTCAACTCACGCTGGTTCTCTGGATTTGGAGAGCTGGTGATGATGGTGTCGAGAGATGGATGTTGGACAAGACATTTCTGTTGTCACAGGCAATTACTGAGACTGCTCGGCGTTCAGCAGTAGCATCAGCGCCTCATTATGCACTGAAGATTGTGTCGATTGTTGATGGCTTTGTGTACATGTCTACTTACTTAGATCATAGTGTACCTGGCTGGTTCCTGTCCTTCTGCCTAGAAACAGCAGAACTGAAAAAGCTCTGCCCTATCCTTCATGACGACGCTTCATATCCCTACGTCATGTCGTGGCCTGCTTCATTGCTACTCAATAAG
- the LOC100839714 gene encoding uncharacterized protein LOC100839714 produces MNARSEQPSPPPPKKESQLPAPTTISALDDELIREIFLRLPSLPTLVRAAFTCQGFLGAVHSCPAFRRRFRELNPPPILGVFIGIGDDYVLGDVAPTFTPVRRRSDPDHAAAIRGVDVLLTGLPDSGVNNDEDDYKEDDDDDGYKEDDDEDDYTEEDNYKEHNDGDRPEWCMLECRDGYALLINGHTEEVAVYDPLTGALHLFPVPSYEVYDEGQVDFHVFSFEEDHESFRVVCVSSDVESAAVLSRDDREWEIFPLDEDEGGHYWPHEGTPVNGSVYRAFADGYHVCVLNITTPQFFRIYLPPDIAGTDNFKVGETKDGNLCLVSASKLRLVVWVWRAGDDGINRWMLENTYRLRSAHKIPQHSSEDYLVGKFATYLKLKVVGIIGGIVYLSGYSCADSGYWFLSFCLEKEELNKLCRITKSIFSYPYIMAWPNSLVHNKVNLQLEGA; encoded by the coding sequence ATGAACGCCCGCTCTGAgcagccgtcgccgccgccgccgaagaagGAATCCCAACTACCCGCTCCCACCACTATAAGCGCCCTCGACGACGAGCTCATCCGTGAgatcttcctccgcctcccatCCCTCCCAACCCTCGTTCGCGCCGCCTTCACCTGCCAAGGCTTCCTCGGCGCGGTCCATTCGTGCCccgccttccgccgccgctttcGTGAGCTCAACCCGCCCCCAATACTCGGCGTCTTCATCGGCATCGGCGATGATTACGTACTGGGAGACGTCGCGCCCACCTTCACGCCCGTTCGCCGCCGCTCCGATCCggaccacgccgccgccatccgcgGCGTCGATGTCCTTCTTACCGGTCTCCCCGACAGCGGCGTAAACAACGACGAAGATGACTACAAGGAagacgatgacgatgacggCTAcaaggaagacgacgacgaagacgactACACGGAAGAAGACAACTACAAGGAACACAACGACGGCGATAGGCCCGAGTGGTGCATGTTAGAGTGCCGCGATGGGTACGCCCTTCTCATCAACGGGCACACCGAGGAGGTGGCCGTCTACGATCCTCTCACAGGGGCCCTGCATCTCTTCCCCGTGCCGTCCTATGAGGTATATGACGAGGGGCAAGTTGATTTCCACGTATTCTCCTTCGAAGAGGACCACGAGTCGTTCCGCGTAGTCTGCGTTTCCAGCGATGTTGAGAGTGCAGCCGTCCTCTCACGGGATGACCGTGAGTGGGAGATTTTCCCATTGGATGAGGATGAAGGCGGCCATTACTGGCCTCACGAAGGCACGCCGGTGAATGGGTCTGTTTATAGGGCATTTGCAGACGGATACCATGTATGTGTGCTGAACATCACAACGCCTCAATTCTTTCGAATCTATCTGCCGCCAGATATCGCAGGGACAGACAATTTCAAGGTTGGTGAGACCAAGGATGGGAACCTCTGTTTGGTTTCTGCATCTAAACTCAGGCTTGTTGTTTGGGTCTGGAGAGCTGGTGACGATGGTATTAATAGATGGATGCTGGAAAACACATACCGGCTGCGGAGTGCGCATAAGATCCCACAACATTCTTCGGAGGATTATCTTGTTGGAAAATTTGCAACATATCTTAAACTGAAGGTTGTGGGGATTATCGGTGGCATTGTGTATCTGTCTGGGTACTCATGTGCTGATTCTGGATACTGGTTCTTATCCTTCTGCCTGGAAAAAGAGGAGCTGAATAAGCTCTGCCGTATCACCAAATCCATCTTTTCCTATCCCTACATCATGGCGTGGCCTAATTCTTTGGTGCACAATAAGGTGAATCTTCAACTCGAGGGAGCTTGA
- the LOC100830846 gene encoding 24-methylenesterol C-methyltransferase 2 codes for MEPATMAWTLAAAGFALVYWFVWVMGAAEVQGKRAVDLQMGSIADDKVGDRYSQYWSFFRSPKETAAAATADKVPAFVDTFYNLVTDIYEWGWGQSFHFSPSLPGRSHREATRVHEERVADLLEARPGKRLLDVGCGVGGPMRAIAAHSGADVVGITINEYQVNRARAHNRKAGLDAPRCEVVCGNFMAMPFPDASFDGAYSIEATCHAPRLQDVYGEVFRVLKPGGLYASYEWVTTPLYRADDPSHVEAIHGIERGDALPGLRRQDEIAAIAREVGFDVLQELDLALPPALPWWTRLKMGRLSYWRNSLVIRALTLLRVAPKGVSEVHEMLYETAQHLTRGGETGIFTPMHMVLLRKPESTPAAAGAETK; via the coding sequence ATGGAGCCGGCGACGATGGCGTggacgctggcggcggcggggttcGCGCTGGTGTACTGGTTCGTGTGGGTGATGGGCGCCGCGGAGGTGCAGGGCAAGCGCGCCGTGGACCTCCAGATGGGATCCatcgccgacgacaaggtcggAGACAGGTACTCCCAGTACTGGTCCTTCTTCCGCAGCCCCAAGGAgacggccgccgcggccactgCCGACAAGGTTCCGGCGTTCGTCGACACCTTCTACAACCTCGTCACCGACATCTACGAGTGGGGCTGGGGCCAGTCGTTCCACTtctccccctccctccccggGAGGTCGCACCGGGAGGCCACGCGGGTGCACGAGGAGCGCGTGGCCGACCTGCTCGAGGCACGGCCAGGGAAGCGGCTGCTTGACGTCGGGTGCGGCGTCGGCGGGCCCATGCGCGCCATCGCGGCGCACTCCGGCGCCGACGTGGTCGGGATCACCATCAACGAGTACCAGGTGAACCGCGCCCGCGCGCACAACCGCAAGGCCGGCCTCGACGCGCCTCGCTGCGAGGTGGTCTGCGGCAACTTCATGGCCATGCCGTTCCCGGACGCGTCCTTCGACGGCGCTTACTCCATCGAGGCCACCTGCCACGCGCCCAGGCTGCAGGACGTCTACGGCGAGGTGTTCCGCGTGCTCAAGCCGGGGGGACTCTACGCCTCCTACGAGTGGGTCACCACGCCGCTGTACCGCGCCGACGACCCGAGCCATGTCGAGGCCATCCACGGCATCGAGCGCGGCGACGCGCTCCCGGGCCTGCGCCGGCAGGACGAGATCGCGGCCATCGCTAGGGAGGTCGGCTTCGACGTGCTCCAGGAGCTGGACctggcgctgccgccggcgctccCCTGGTGGACGCGGCTCAAGATGGGGCGCCTCTCCTACTGGCGCAACTCGCTGGTGATCCGGGCGCTCACCCTGCTGCGCGTGGCTCCCAAGGGCGTCTCCGAGGTGCACGAGATGCTGTACGAGACGGCGCAGCACCTCACCCGCGGTGGCGAGACCGGCATCTTCACCCCCATGCACATGGTGCTGCTCCGCAAGCCGGAGTCGACCCCAGCCGCCGCTGGAGCGGAGACCAAATAG
- the LOC100839413 gene encoding uncharacterized protein LOC100839413 produces the protein EPAAAAAEEEEEQESQVPALTTISALGDELIREIFLRLPSLPTLVRAALTCRGLLRAVRSSPAFRRRFRELHPPPILGVFLDIYDDDEVLPAFAPVRRRSDPDHAAAVRGIDVFLTRLPDDGERNYDDDDYYDYDYEEDNDGDEPGWSMSECRDGYAVLINWNTKQLAVYDPLTGALHLLPVPPDEIYKRRQVEFHVFSFEEDHGSFRVVCVSSDGLAAAVLSSDTSKWQIFPLNEDVGLQAEGGHYWPHTGTLVNGSVYRTFANGTNVFVLNITTLQCSQIDLPLCVSGTDSFKIGETKDGKLCLVYASELTLVVWVWRSGDDGINRWMRVKRFRLHNAISEIPQHCSDECLTLKVVGIIGGIVYLSTDSSDPRCWFLSFCLENEELNKLCCVTQSVHYYPYIMAWPNSFVHNKVNPLLEEA, from the coding sequence gaacccgccgccgccgccgccgaagaagaagaagaacaagaatcCCAAGTACCTGCTCTCACCACCATAAGCGCCCTCGGCGACGAGCTCATCCGCGAgatcttcctccgcctcccctccctcccgaCCCTCGTTCGCGCCGCCCTCACCTGCCGCGGCTTACTCCGCGCGGTCCGTTCGAGCCccgccttccgccgccgcttccgtgAGCTCCACCCGCCTCCAATACTCGGCGTCTTCCTCGACATCTACGATGATGATGAGGTCCTGCCTGCCTTCGCGCCCGTTCGCCGCCGCTCCGATCCGGACCACGCAGCCGCCGTCCGCGGCATCGATGTCTTTCTTACCCGTCTGCCCGACGACGGCGAAAGAAAttacgacgacgacgactactacGACTATGACTACGAGGAAGACAACGACGGCGATGAACCCGGATGGTCAATGTCAGAGTGCCGCGATGGGTACGCCGTTCTCATCAACTGGAACACCAAGCAGCTGGCCGTCTACGATCCTCTCACAGGAGCCCTGCATCTCTTGCCCGTGCCGCCCGATGAGATATATAAACGGAGGCAAGTTGAGTTCCACGTCTTCTCTTTCGAAGAGGACCATGGGTCGTTCCGCGTAGTCTGCGTTTCCAGCGATGGTCTGGCGGCGGCCGTCCTCTCATCGGATACCAGCAAGTGGCAGATTTTCCCGTTGAATGAGGATGTAGGCTTGCAAGCTGAAGGCGGCCATTACTGGCCTCACACAGGCACGTTGGTGAATGGGTCTGTTTATAGGACATTTGCAAACGGAACCAATGTATTTGTGCTGAACATCACAACGCTTCAATGCTCTCAAATCGATCTGCCGCTTTGTGTGTCAGGGACAGACAGTTTCAAGATTGGTGAGACCAAGGATGGGAAGCTCTGTTTGGTTTATGCATCTGAACTCACGCTTGTTGTTTGGGTCTGGAGATCTGGTGACGATGGTATCAACAGATGGATGCGCGTAAAGAGATTTCGGCTGCATAATGCGATTTCTGAGATCCCCCAACATTGTTCAGATGAGTGTCTTACACTGAAGGTTGTGGGGATTATCGGTGGCATTGTGTATCTGTCTACTGACAGTTCTGATCCTCGATGCTGGTTCTTATCCTTCTGTCTGGAAAATGAGGAGCTGAATAAGCTCTGCTGTGTCACTCAATCTGTTCATTACTATCCCTACATCATGGCGTGGCCTAATTCTTTCGTGCACAATAAGGTGAATCCTCTACTCGAGGAGGCTTGA